A stretch of the Elephas maximus indicus isolate mEleMax1 chromosome 3, mEleMax1 primary haplotype, whole genome shotgun sequence genome encodes the following:
- the SYTL1 gene encoding LOW QUALITY PROTEIN: synaptotagmin-like protein 1 (The sequence of the model RefSeq protein was modified relative to this genomic sequence to represent the inferred CDS: deleted 2 bases in 1 codon): protein MPQRGHPSQEGLLWALPSLPMAHGSEPDIDGLLDLSFLTDEEQEAIAEVLKRDVHLRQLEEGRISKLRASVADPGQLKVLTGDWFQEARSQRHHHAHFGSDLVRASIRWKKSSRGERRPPEQGDQALGSDGENETSGKEKEELEPGLLIDEVPQHSLSEAEGPDFPSPSVPPKASDYEEELKAQEAPCSGGVQVSSVEADWDLPSGGEKEPRPQPAQAEAASETLENGEEALGPGPSLDRMLSSSSSVSSLNSSTLSGSQMSLSAEGEAGALQVRGSVHFALRYEPGASELRVHVIQCQGLAPARRRRSDPYVKSYLLPDKQSKRKTTVKKRNLNPVFNETLRYSIPQAELRGRVLSLSVWHRESLGRNIFLGEVEVPLDTWDWDSEPTWLPLQPRVPPSPDELPSRGLLSLSLKYVPAGSEGAGLPLSGELHFWVKDAQDLVPLRSGSLDTYVQCSVLPDDSRASRQRTRVVRRSLSPVFNHTMVYDGFGPADLRQACAELSLWDHGALASRQLGGTRLSLGTGSSYGLQVPWMDSTPEEKRLWQMLLERPCEWVDGLLPLRTNLAPRS from the exons ATGCCCCAGAGGGGCCACCCATCTCAAGAGGGG CTGCTCTGGGCCCTGCCCTCCCTACCCATGGCGCATGGGTCAGAACCTGACATCGACGGGCTGCTGGACCTCAGCTTCCTGACAGACGAGGAGCAGGAGGCCATTGCTGAAGTCCTGAAGCGAGATGTCCACCTGCGCCAGCTGGAGGAGGGGCGGATCAG CAAGCTCCGGGCCTCAGTGGCAGACCCTGGGCAGCTGAAGGTCCTGACAGGTGACTGGTTCCAGGAAGCACGGTCCCAACGGCACCACCATGCCCACTTCGGCTCTGACCTTGTCCGAGCCTCTATCCGCTGGAAGAAGAGCTCTAGGGGTGAGAGGAGGCCCCCAGAGCAGG GTGACCAGGCTCTGGGCAGCGATGGAGAAAATGAGACTTctgggaaagagaaagaggagctGGAGCCCGG GCTCCTCATAGATGAGGTCCCTCAACACAGCCTCAGCGAGGCTGAG GGGCCTGATTTCCCCTCACCATCTGTGCCCCCAAAGGCTTCTGATTATGAGGAGGAGCTTAAGGCCCAGGAAG CCCCCTGCTCAGGGGGCGTGCAGGTCTCCTCGGTGGAGGCGGATTGGGACCTGCCTTCGGGGGGAGAGAAGGAGCCGCGGCCCCAGCCAGCCCAG GCAGAGGCGGCGTCCGAGACCCTGGAGAACGGGGAGGAGGCCCTGGGACCCGGGCCTTCACTCGACCGCATGCTCAGCAGCAGCTCGTCGGTGTCCAGCCTCAACTCCTCCACG CTGAGCGGCAGCCAGATGAGCCTGTCGGCGGAGGGAGAGGCGGGCGCTCTGCAGGTGCGTGGCTCTGTGCACTTCGCGCTGCGCTATGAGCCCGGCGCCTCGGAGCTGCGCGTGCACGTGATCCAGTGCCAGGGCCTGGCGCCCGCCCGGCGCCGCCGCTCGGACCC GTACGTCAAAAGCTATCTCCTCCCGGATAAGCAGAGCAAGCGCAAAACGACGGTGAAGAAACGGAATCTGAATCCCGTCTTCAACGAGACTCTCCGG TACTCCATCCCTCAAGCCGAGCTCCGGGGCCGCGTGCTGAGCCTGTCCGTGTGGCACCGAGAAAGCCTAGGTCGCAACATCTTTCTGGGCGAAGTCGAAGTGCCCCTGGACACGTGGGACTGGGACTCTGAGCCCACCTGGCTCCCCCTGCAGCCCCGG GTTCCGCCCTCCCCCGACGAGCTTCCCAGCCGCGGGCTGCTGTCTCTGTCCCTCAAGTACGTCCCCGCGGGCTCCGAGG GCGCAGGACTGCCCCTGAGCGGGGAGCTGCACTTCTGGGTGAAGGATGCTCAGGACCTCGTGCCTCTTCGCTCAGGATCCCTGGATACTTATGTACAATG CTCAGTGCTGCCTGATGACAGCCGGGCCAGCCGCCAGCGGACAAGGGTAGTACGCCGCAGCCTCAGCCCCGTGTTCAACCACACCATGGTTTACGATGGCTTCGGGCCTGCTGACCTGCGCCAGGCCTGTGCTGAGCTCTCCCTCTGGGACCATGGGGCCCTGGCCAGCCGCCAACTGGGGGGCACACGCCTCAGCCTAGGCACCG GCAGCAGCTACGGGCTCCAGGTGCCCTGGATGGATTCCACACCTGAGGAGAAGCGGCTATGGCAGATGCTTCTGGAGCGGCCATGTGAGTGGGTGGATGGCCTTCTGCCCCTCAGGACGAACCTGGCTCCCAGGTCATAG